One window of the Desulfuromonadales bacterium genome contains the following:
- the mltB gene encoding lytic murein transglycosylase B, which produces MLLSSSRMRRARLPIFVWLIGAVLGASVAWADYSNHPRAAELLRQLEERHGFTSAELDGVRAALAGAQRLPQLVVAEQTAAERTLTWTRYRPLHITAAQIDNGVRFLRENAQWLARAETEYGVSPHVITAILGVETRYGVHSGRHRTLDALATQGFDHPRRAAYFFGELAQFFVLCRDQGLDPAEIRGSYAGAISFAQFMPGNYRWLGVDFDGDGRVNLWTVPDAIGSVANYLVRFRPEVAWRRGEPVVLPLRRFQVRAERVSFNKRRPDTTLAQLAKLGAVPMRKAPGHLRAGLLKLPRDQGQEYWIALTNFYSIMSYNPSVFYAMAVTQLAEEIERADAATPAAVEELSAEERAVRVDP; this is translated from the coding sequence ATGCTGCTGTCGAGTAGCCGGATGCGGCGTGCCCGACTGCCGATCTTCGTGTGGCTGATCGGAGCAGTGCTGGGCGCCTCTGTCGCCTGGGCAGACTACAGCAACCACCCGCGCGCGGCCGAATTGCTGAGGCAGCTCGAAGAGCGCCACGGCTTCACCTCTGCGGAACTCGACGGAGTGCGCGCTGCACTGGCCGGTGCCCAGCGCCTGCCGCAACTGGTCGTGGCCGAACAGACCGCGGCCGAACGCACCCTGACGTGGACTCGCTACCGTCCCCTGCACATCACTGCCGCCCAGATCGACAACGGGGTGCGCTTTCTGCGGGAAAACGCGCAGTGGCTGGCGCGCGCCGAAACCGAGTATGGGGTGTCGCCTCACGTTATTACCGCCATCCTCGGCGTAGAGACCCGCTACGGTGTTCATTCCGGCCGCCACCGGACGCTGGATGCCCTGGCCACTCAGGGCTTCGACCATCCCCGGCGGGCTGCCTACTTCTTCGGCGAGCTGGCGCAGTTTTTCGTGCTCTGCCGCGACCAGGGGCTCGACCCGGCAGAAATCCGCGGTTCCTATGCCGGGGCAATAAGCTTTGCCCAGTTCATGCCCGGTAACTACCGTTGGCTGGGGGTGGATTTCGACGGCGACGGCCGGGTCAACCTGTGGACCGTGCCGGATGCCATCGGCTCGGTGGCCAACTATCTGGTACGCTTCCGGCCCGAGGTCGCCTGGCGCCGCGGCGAGCCGGTGGTGCTGCCCTTGCGCCGCTTCCAGGTGCGCGCCGAGCGGGTGAGTTTCAACAAGCGGCGGCCCGACACCACCTTGGCGCAACTGGCGAAACTTGGCGCCGTGCCGATGCGAAAGGCGCCAGGCCACCTGCGCGCCGGTCTGCTCAAGCTGCCGCGCGACCAGGGCCAGGAGTATTGGATAGCGCTGACCAATTTCTATTCGATCATGAGCTACAATCCGAGCGTCTTCTATGCCATGGCGGTGACGCAGTTGGCCGAAGAGATCGAGCGCGCGGACGCCGCCACGCCGGCCGCTGTCGAAGAGCTTTCCGCCGAAGAGCGAGCGGTGCGAGTTGATCCGTGA
- a CDS encoding Slp family lipoprotein, with product MRLFCLIFAMLLGTAACTPPVSKQSLNLVDPGITFVEVRRDPDRHVGRYLLLGGAIAAVRGSDSGGSELEVVQFPTSYRGRITSTDHSDGRFIARDSTFRDPAIYYPGRLVTLVGKVAGQMSGRLGEVDYLYPVLTVHELHLWDPTEYPGSSPVHFGIGIGIGVIH from the coding sequence ATGCGTCTTTTCTGCCTGATTTTCGCCATGCTGCTCGGCACTGCGGCGTGTACCCCGCCCGTCAGCAAACAGTCGCTGAACCTGGTCGACCCCGGGATTACTTTCGTAGAGGTGCGCCGGGACCCTGACCGTCACGTCGGACGCTATCTGCTCCTCGGCGGCGCGATCGCCGCGGTACGCGGCAGCGACAGCGGCGGCAGCGAACTGGAGGTGGTGCAGTTTCCGACCAGCTACCGCGGCCGGATCACTTCCACTGACCACTCCGACGGCCGTTTCATCGCCCGGGACAGCACCTTTCGCGATCCGGCCATTTACTACCCGGGGCGACTGGTCACGCTGGTCGGGAAGGTGGCAGGGCAGATGAGCGGGCGCCTCGGCGAGGTGGATTATCTCTACCCCGTGCTGACCGTGCATGAACTCCATCTGTGGGATCCGACGGAGTATCCCGGTTCGTCACCCGTCCATTTCGGCATCGGTATCGGGATCGGAGTGATTCACTAA
- a CDS encoding HIT family protein — translation MARNECPFCSPETLSRAVAYHGTVFAVDDKFPVTPGHLLIIPRRHIADCFAMNEAERRDAETLLFLLRERTLAGDPRVTGFNVGINCGPSAGQTISHAHIHLIPRRNGDMSDPRGGVRGVIPARQKY, via the coding sequence ATGGCCAGGAACGAATGCCCTTTCTGCTCCCCTGAAACCCTCTCCCGCGCCGTCGCCTACCATGGAACGGTCTTCGCCGTCGACGACAAATTCCCCGTCACTCCCGGTCACCTGCTGATCATCCCCCGCCGCCATATCGCCGACTGCTTCGCCATGAACGAAGCCGAGCGGCGCGACGCCGAAACGCTGCTCTTTCTGCTGCGCGAGCGCACCCTGGCCGGCGACCCCCGCGTCACCGGGTTCAACGTCGGCATCAACTGCGGCCCGAGCGCCGGCCAGACGATCTCGCACGCTCATATTCACCTCATCCCCAGACGCAACGGCGACATGTCCGACCCGCGCGGCGGCGTGCGGGGAGTGATCCCGGCGCGGCAAAAATACTAA
- a CDS encoding HEPN domain-containing protein — MREETRLWLDYADENFEIARLALERGYLNACLQNTFQTVEKALKALLLERRGAAPATSSIRELGRLVAAEAIPFAITDEEGALLDSIDLPSRYPTLGVPPAAAADWKVCIDCVRIADRILTDLRNRLSASPE; from the coding sequence GTGAGAGAGGAAACCCGCCTGTGGCTGGATTACGCCGATGAGAATTTCGAAATCGCCCGGCTGGCCCTGGAGCGCGGCTACCTCAACGCCTGTCTGCAGAACACCTTCCAGACCGTGGAAAAAGCGCTGAAAGCCCTTCTGCTGGAAAGGCGCGGGGCGGCGCCGGCAACCTCCAGCATCCGGGAACTCGGACGGCTGGTTGCTGCGGAAGCAATCCCCTTCGCAATCACCGATGAAGAGGGCGCCTTGCTCGATTCCATCGACCTTCCCTCCAGATACCCGACCCTTGGTGTGCCGCCGGCGGCAGCCGCCGACTGGAAGGTCTGCATCGACTGTGTGCGTATCGCCGACCGCATCCTGACTGACCTTCGCAACCGTCTGTCGGCCTCGCCAGAATGA
- the secG gene encoding preprotein translocase subunit SecG, whose product MTVFLIILHVLVCIALIIIVLLQAGKGAEIGASFGSGSSQTVFGATGGKNFMSRLTTGAAVIFMLTSLILAYFYGQPGSSSVMPATVPTQAPLSTAPAPMAPAPAEQAAPAPAAENAPAQVPAEGEKK is encoded by the coding sequence ATGACGGTTTTTCTCATTATCCTGCATGTCCTTGTCTGTATCGCCCTGATCATCATCGTACTGCTGCAGGCCGGCAAAGGCGCGGAGATCGGTGCCTCCTTCGGCTCCGGCTCCAGCCAGACCGTTTTCGGCGCTACCGGCGGCAAAAACTTCATGAGCCGTCTCACCACCGGCGCGGCGGTCATCTTCATGCTGACCAGCCTCATTCTGGCTTATTTCTACGGCCAGCCGGGCTCCTCGAGCGTGATGCCTGCCACTGTTCCCACCCAGGCCCCGCTGTCGACCGCTCCTGCCCCGATGGCACCGGCTCCTGCCGAGCAGGCGGCTCCCGCTCCAGCCGCGGAAAATGCTCCGGCGCAGGTTCCCGCCGAGGGCGAAAAAAAATAA
- the gap gene encoding type I glyceraldehyde-3-phosphate dehydrogenase, protein MAAKVAINGFGRIGRNFFRAARGIPDIEIVAINDLTDAATLAHLLKYDSVHGIFAAEVCADGDSLVVDGRTIQVFKERDPAALPWKQCGIDIAVESTGHFTNREDAEKHRLAGAPRVILSAPGKNADITICMGVNEANYDPAIHQVVSNASCTTNCLAPVAKVLLEKFGIVKGLMTTVHSYTNDQQILDLPHKDLRRGRAACLSMIPTTTGAAKAAGLVLPQLKGKLDGMAVRVPTPNVSLIDLVVETEKQTTVEEVNAALKAAAEGSLKGILEYCDAPLVSRDFNGNPASSIIDALTTNVIGGNMVKVISWYDNEWGYSNRLLDLVRYVARK, encoded by the coding sequence GATTCGGTCGAATCGGACGTAATTTCTTTCGTGCGGCGCGCGGAATTCCTGACATCGAAATCGTGGCCATCAACGACCTGACCGATGCCGCTACCCTTGCCCATCTGCTCAAGTACGATTCGGTGCACGGCATCTTCGCTGCTGAAGTCTGCGCCGACGGCGATTCACTGGTCGTCGACGGCAGAACGATCCAGGTGTTCAAGGAGAGAGATCCTGCCGCTCTGCCCTGGAAGCAGTGCGGCATCGACATCGCCGTCGAATCGACCGGCCACTTCACCAATCGCGAGGACGCCGAAAAACACCGCCTGGCCGGGGCACCCAGGGTCATCCTCAGCGCCCCCGGCAAAAACGCCGACATCACCATCTGCATGGGGGTCAACGAGGCGAACTACGACCCGGCCATCCACCAGGTCGTCTCCAACGCCTCGTGCACGACCAACTGCCTCGCCCCGGTGGCCAAAGTGCTGCTGGAGAAGTTCGGCATCGTCAAGGGACTGATGACCACCGTCCATTCGTACACCAACGACCAGCAGATCCTCGACCTGCCGCACAAGGACCTGCGCCGGGGCCGGGCCGCCTGCCTGTCGATGATCCCCACCACCACCGGGGCGGCCAAAGCTGCCGGCCTGGTGCTGCCGCAGCTCAAGGGCAAGCTCGACGGCATGGCGGTGCGCGTGCCAACGCCCAACGTCTCGCTGATCGACCTGGTCGTCGAAACCGAGAAGCAGACCACCGTCGAGGAGGTCAATGCCGCCCTGAAGGCAGCCGCTGAGGGTTCGCTCAAAGGGATCCTCGAATACTGCGATGCCCCCCTGGTGTCGCGCGACTTCAACGGCAATCCCGCTTCCTCGATCATCGACGCCCTGACTACCAACGTCATCGGCGGCAATATGGTCAAGGTCATCTCCTGGTATGACAACGAATGGGGCTACTCCAACCGACTGCTCGATCTGGTCCGGTACGTGGCCAGGAAATAA
- the tpiA gene encoding triose-phosphate isomerase yields the protein MRRPFIAGNWKLHKTVVEALELVNTLKVELAGIVDADIVVAPVFTALAPVAEAVAGSNLTVAAQNCYPAKSGAFTGEVSPPLIKDVGCRQVIVGHSERRQIFGETDVFINAKVKALIAEGLMAIFCIGETLDERESGRMFEILRQQVTEGLKDLDAAAMASVVVAYEPVWAIGTGKTASDEQAQEAHAFIRGLLQDQFGEKTAETTRIIYGGSVKPDNVDGLMAMPDIDGTLVGGASLKAADFIRIARFRRS from the coding sequence ATGCGTCGCCCCTTCATCGCCGGCAACTGGAAGCTGCACAAGACGGTCGTCGAGGCCCTCGAACTGGTCAACACCCTCAAGGTCGAACTGGCCGGTATCGTCGATGCCGACATCGTCGTCGCGCCGGTCTTCACCGCCCTGGCCCCGGTCGCCGAGGCCGTGGCCGGCAGCAACCTCACGGTGGCAGCGCAGAATTGCTACCCGGCGAAAAGCGGCGCCTTCACCGGCGAAGTCTCCCCTCCCCTCATCAAGGACGTCGGCTGCCGGCAGGTGATCGTCGGCCACTCGGAACGTCGCCAGATTTTCGGCGAGACGGACGTCTTCATCAACGCCAAGGTCAAGGCGCTGATAGCCGAGGGGCTGATGGCCATCTTCTGTATCGGCGAGACGCTCGATGAGCGGGAGAGTGGCCGCATGTTCGAAATTCTCCGGCAGCAGGTGACCGAAGGGTTGAAGGACCTCGACGCCGCCGCCATGGCGAGCGTGGTCGTCGCTTACGAACCGGTCTGGGCCATCGGCACCGGCAAGACCGCTTCCGACGAACAGGCACAAGAGGCGCACGCCTTCATCCGCGGCCTGCTACAGGACCAGTTCGGGGAGAAGACGGCAGAGACGACCCGCATCATCTACGGCGGCAGCGTCAAGCCGGACAATGTCGACGGCCTCATGGCCATGCCAGACATCGACGGCACCCTGGTCGGCGGCGCCAGCCTGAAAGCGGCGGATTTCATCCGCATTGCCCGCTTCCGCCGTTCGTGA
- a CDS encoding phosphoglycerate kinase yields the protein MHEKMTVKDLDLQGKRVFCRVDFNVPLDDQGRITDDTRIAASLPTLRHIIDQGGRLILASHLGRPKAAPNPKYSLAPVAPHLSKLLGTPVTMAPDCIGPEVEQLASGLRNGDILLLENVRFHAGEEKNEPAFCRQLASLADLYVNDAFGTAHRAHASTEGVARLLSPAVAGFLMEKEIRYLGGALATPKRPFVAVLGGAKVSDKILVIENLLAKVDALVIGGGMAYTFLKAQGHEIGKSLVEADKIELAGELLAKAAQRGVSLLLPQDHVIAREFKADAEHRVCTNANFPADWMGLDIGPQTAELFAGLLKKAGTVVWNGPMGVFEFPAFAQGTFAVARALADSDALSIIGGGDSVAAVNQSGLDDRMTHISTGGGASLEFLEGKELPGIAALTDRN from the coding sequence ATGCATGAGAAAATGACCGTCAAGGATCTGGATCTCCAGGGAAAAAGGGTTTTCTGCCGGGTCGATTTCAATGTTCCCCTCGACGACCAGGGGCGGATTACCGACGACACCCGCATCGCTGCCTCGCTGCCGACCCTGCGCCACATCATCGACCAGGGCGGCCGGCTGATTCTCGCCTCGCACCTCGGCCGCCCCAAGGCGGCGCCCAATCCCAAATACAGTCTGGCGCCGGTGGCACCGCACCTCTCGAAGCTGCTCGGCACACCCGTAACGATGGCCCCGGACTGCATCGGCCCGGAAGTCGAACAACTGGCCTCCGGCCTGCGAAACGGCGACATCCTGCTGCTGGAGAACGTGCGTTTCCATGCCGGGGAGGAGAAGAACGAGCCGGCCTTCTGCCGGCAGCTCGCCTCCCTCGCCGATCTCTACGTGAACGATGCCTTCGGCACCGCGCACCGCGCTCATGCCTCCACGGAAGGAGTGGCCAGACTGCTGTCGCCGGCGGTAGCAGGGTTCCTGATGGAGAAGGAGATCCGCTACCTGGGCGGGGCACTGGCGACGCCGAAACGCCCCTTCGTCGCCGTCCTCGGCGGCGCCAAGGTCAGCGACAAGATCCTGGTCATCGAAAACCTCCTCGCCAAGGTCGACGCGCTGGTCATCGGCGGCGGCATGGCCTATACCTTCCTCAAGGCACAGGGGCACGAAATCGGCAAGTCGCTGGTCGAAGCGGACAAGATCGAACTGGCCGGAGAACTCCTGGCCAAGGCCGCGCAGCGCGGCGTCAGCCTGCTGCTGCCGCAGGATCATGTGATCGCCCGGGAATTCAAGGCCGACGCCGAGCACCGGGTCTGCACCAACGCCAATTTTCCGGCCGACTGGATGGGACTCGATATCGGCCCGCAGACGGCGGAGCTGTTCGCCGGACTCCTCAAGAAGGCCGGCACAGTCGTCTGGAACGGCCCGATGGGGGTCTTCGAATTCCCCGCCTTCGCTCAAGGGACCTTCGCCGTCGCCCGCGCCCTCGCCGACTCCGACGCCCTGTCGATCATCGGCGGCGGCGACTCGGTGGCGGCCGTCAACCAGTCGGGCCTTGACGACCGCATGACCCACATCTCCACCGGCGGCGGCGCCTCTCTCGAATTTCTCGAGGGCAAGGAACTGCCCGGCATCGCGGCATTGACGGACAGGAATTAA